Proteins encoded together in one Bactrocera neohumeralis isolate Rockhampton unplaced genomic scaffold, APGP_CSIRO_Bneo_wtdbg2-racon-allhic-juicebox.fasta_v2 cluster11, whole genome shotgun sequence window:
- the LOC126765733 gene encoding uncharacterized protein LOC126765733 isoform X2, with translation MSKHFKKYGAPNPKTSTTAIPMKKARYGIDTAHLGQNISVSSECTIESRGISVSTSATKYTNESNQGVFEVVCCSYCNTFEKQLQDIPKKLDDLQLIVEAQNTAIMDAIAVQKVATEQLIRQESKNAPITKYFPISDVPEMHQLEEKITPTNRDVYESAMSAILCNNLRNIRLLLNKDVIASINVDGSHGKISLKSFPNFYASLTGAIAKLPFKGLSPEDALRKAIAFEKAKCFKKAYRQKKKNSAS, from the exons ATGAGTAAG catttcaaaaaatatggagCACCAAATCCCAAAACGTCGACCACAGCAATTCCAATGAAAAAGGCAAGAT ATGGCATTGACACTGCCCACCTTGGACAAAACATTAGTGTATCCAGTGAATGCACTATAG AATCACGTGGGATCAGCGTTTCAACGTCGGCCACTAAATATACCAATG aaTCCAACCAAGGCGTGTTTGAAGTTGTTTGCTGCAGCTACTGCAACACGTTTGAAAAGCAGTTACAGGATATTCCCAAAAAATTAGACGACCTGCAATTGATAGTCGAAGCACAGAATACTGCTATAATGGATGCAATAGCGGTCCAAAAGGTGGCGACTGAGCAATTGATTCGCcaagaatcaaaaaatgcacCCATCACAAAATATTTCCCAATAAGTGACGTCCCAGAAATGCATCAGTTGGAGGAAAAAATTACCCCTACTAACAGAGatgtatat gaaTCTGCGATGTCTGCTATTTTATGCAACAATCTCAGAAATATAAGGCTGCTGTTAAATAAGGACGTCATAGCGTCAATAAACGTGGATGGTTCACATGGAAAGATAAGCTTAAAAtctttcccaaatttttatgcTTCATTGACTG GAGCCATTGCCAAATTACCATTTAAGGGATTGTCGCCGGAGGACGCGCTGCGCAAAGCCATTGCTTTCGAAAAAGCAAAATGCTTTAAGAAAGCTTATcgacaaaaaaagaagaattctgCATCTTAA
- the LOC126765733 gene encoding uncharacterized protein LOC126765733 isoform X1 — protein sequence METITNFSFFLEHFKKYGAPNPKTSTTAIPMKKARYGIDTAHLGQNISVSSECTIESRGISVSTSATKYTNESNQGVFEVVCCSYCNTFEKQLQDIPKKLDDLQLIVEAQNTAIMDAIAVQKVATEQLIRQESKNAPITKYFPISDVPEMHQLEEKITPTNRDVYESAMSAILCNNLRNIRLLLNKDVIASINVDGSHGKISLKSFPNFYASLTGAIAKLPFKGLSPEDALRKAIAFEKAKCFKKAYRQKKKNSAS from the exons atggaaacaattactaatttttctttttttcttgagcatttcaaaaaatatggagCACCAAATCCCAAAACGTCGACCACAGCAATTCCAATGAAAAAGGCAAGAT ATGGCATTGACACTGCCCACCTTGGACAAAACATTAGTGTATCCAGTGAATGCACTATAG AATCACGTGGGATCAGCGTTTCAACGTCGGCCACTAAATATACCAATG aaTCCAACCAAGGCGTGTTTGAAGTTGTTTGCTGCAGCTACTGCAACACGTTTGAAAAGCAGTTACAGGATATTCCCAAAAAATTAGACGACCTGCAATTGATAGTCGAAGCACAGAATACTGCTATAATGGATGCAATAGCGGTCCAAAAGGTGGCGACTGAGCAATTGATTCGCcaagaatcaaaaaatgcacCCATCACAAAATATTTCCCAATAAGTGACGTCCCAGAAATGCATCAGTTGGAGGAAAAAATTACCCCTACTAACAGAGatgtatat gaaTCTGCGATGTCTGCTATTTTATGCAACAATCTCAGAAATATAAGGCTGCTGTTAAATAAGGACGTCATAGCGTCAATAAACGTGGATGGTTCACATGGAAAGATAAGCTTAAAAtctttcccaaatttttatgcTTCATTGACTG GAGCCATTGCCAAATTACCATTTAAGGGATTGTCGCCGGAGGACGCGCTGCGCAAAGCCATTGCTTTCGAAAAAGCAAAATGCTTTAAGAAAGCTTATcgacaaaaaaagaagaattctgCATCTTAA